A portion of the Esox lucius isolate fEsoLuc1 chromosome 20, fEsoLuc1.pri, whole genome shotgun sequence genome contains these proteins:
- the pou3f1 gene encoding POU domain, class 3, transcription factor 1 — translation MATTAQYIPRNNSLPSNPLMHPDSDRMHQGTTYREVQKMMHHEYLQGLAATNTGHPMSLTHHQWLPTSNTDWTSSTHIGTQEHNKASVQASREDLSSGFHHRSHLVHQQTQSGHHGSWAPTTTHHLSPLSPASNGHQSLVYSQPGYTNLNAMLSPQPASLHHGMRDPLHDDTGSHDNQMESPQQAFSHHQDHSDEDAPSSDDLEQFAKQFKQRRIKLGFTQADVGLALGTLYGNVFSQTTICRFEALQLSFKNMCKLKPLLNKWLEETDSNTGSPTNLDKIAAQGRKRKKRTSIEVGVKGALENHFLKCPKPSAHEITSLAGSLQLEKEVVRVWFCNRRQKEKRMTPIGVPHPNMEDVYSQAETPPLHHTLQSPVQ, via the coding sequence ATGGCGACAACAGCTCAGTATATTCCGCGGAATAACTCCTTACCATCTAACCCACTCATGCATCCGGATTCGGACAGGATGCATCAGGGGACGACTTACAGAGAGGTGCAGAAAATGATGCACCACGAGTATTTACAAGGGCTAGCAGCGACCAACACGGGACATCCGATGAGCCTGACGCACCACCAATGGCTGCCCACCTCCAACACCGACTGGACCAGCAGTACCCATATCGGTACACAGGAGCACAACAAAGCGAGCGTTCAGGCGAGCCGAGAGGACCTGAGCAGCGGTTTCCACCACAGATCTCACCTGGTGCACCAGCAGACGCAGAGTGGCCATCATGGGTCGTGGGCGCCGACCACAACGCACCACTTGTCCCCGCTGTCCCCCGCTTCTAATGGGCACCAGTCGCTAGTCTACTCGCAGCCGGGATACACAAACCTCAATGCCATGCTGAGTCCCCAGCCCGCCTCTCTGCACCACGGCATGCGGGACCCGCTCCACGACGACACAGGTAGCCATGACAACCAGATGGAGTCCCCCCAGCAGGCGTTCAGCCACCACCAGGACCACTCGGATGAGGACGCGCCCAGCTCCGACGACTTGGAGCAGTTCGCTAAACAGTTCAAGCAGCGACGGATCAAACTAGGCTTCACACAGGCGGACGTGGGCTTGGCCCTAGGTACCCTGTATGGAAACGTCTTTTCTCAGACCACCATCTGCAGGTTCGAGGCGCTGCAGCTCAGCTTCAAGAACATGTGCAAACTTAAACCACTGTTAAACAAGTGGCTGGAGGAGACAGACTCTAACACGGGCAGTCCCACTAATTTGGACAAGATTGCTGCGCAGGGCAGGAAACGAAAGAAGAGGACCTCGATTGAAGTTGGGGTGAAAGGGGCGCTGGAAAATCATTTCTTAAAATGCCCCAAGCCCTCCGCCCACGAAATCACCAGTTTAGCCGGCTCTCTTCAGTTGGAAAAAGAGGTTGTCCGTGTTTGGTTTTGCAACAgaagacaaaaagagaaaagaatgaCGCCGATAGGGGTACCTCATCCGAATATGGAGGACGTATATTCTCAAGCGGAGACTCCCCCTCTACACCACACACTACAGAGTCCCGTGCAGTGA